The following proteins are encoded in a genomic region of Chroogloeocystis siderophila 5.2 s.c.1:
- a CDS encoding S-(hydroxymethyl)glutathione dehydrogenase/class III alcohol dehydrogenase — translation MDVKAAVAFEADKPLSIETVQLEGPKAGEVLVEIKATGICHTDAFTLSGADPEGLFPAILGHEGAGVVVEVGAGVTSLKGGDRVIPLYTPECRQCEYCLSRKTNLCQAIRPTQGRGVMPDGTSRFSLDGTMLHHYMGTSTFANYTILPEIAVAKIREDAPFDKVCYIGCGVTTGIGAVIYTAKVEPGAKVIVFGLGGIGLNVIQGARMVGAEMIVGVDINPSKRALAEKFGMTHFVNPKEVEGDLVPYLVDLTKGGADYTFECIGNVNVMRQALECCHKGWGVSVIIGVAAAGQEICTRPFQLVTGRVWKGSAFGGARGRTDVPKIVDWYMEGKINIDDLITHTMPLERINDAFDLMHKGESIRSVVTF, via the coding sequence ATGGATGTTAAAGCAGCAGTTGCTTTTGAAGCTGATAAACCATTGTCGATTGAAACGGTACAACTTGAAGGACCCAAAGCAGGAGAAGTCTTAGTCGAGATCAAAGCGACTGGAATATGTCATACTGATGCTTTCACGCTTTCTGGCGCCGATCCTGAAGGTTTATTTCCAGCAATTTTAGGGCATGAAGGTGCGGGTGTTGTTGTTGAGGTGGGTGCAGGAGTGACTAGCCTCAAAGGTGGCGATCGCGTTATTCCGCTCTATACTCCAGAGTGCCGCCAGTGCGAATATTGTCTCAGTCGCAAAACAAATCTTTGTCAAGCTATCCGCCCAACGCAAGGGCGTGGTGTGATGCCAGATGGGACAAGCCGCTTTTCGCTTGATGGCACGATGCTCCACCACTACATGGGAACCTCCACTTTTGCTAATTATACAATTTTGCCAGAAATTGCGGTAGCTAAAATTCGCGAAGATGCTCCCTTTGATAAAGTGTGTTACATCGGTTGCGGGGTGACGACTGGTATTGGAGCGGTGATTTATACTGCCAAAGTTGAGCCAGGGGCAAAAGTCATCGTTTTTGGACTAGGGGGCATTGGTTTGAATGTCATTCAAGGTGCTCGCATGGTGGGAGCCGAAATGATTGTCGGCGTGGATATTAATCCGAGTAAGCGAGCCTTAGCTGAAAAATTCGGGATGACGCACTTTGTTAATCCGAAAGAAGTTGAAGGTGATTTGGTACCCTATCTAGTTGATCTCACAAAGGGTGGTGCTGATTATACTTTTGAATGCATTGGCAACGTGAATGTCATGCGTCAAGCATTAGAGTGCTGTCACAAAGGCTGGGGCGTCAGTGTGATTATTGGTGTCGCTGCTGCTGGTCAAGAAATTTGTACTCGTCCTTTTCAATTAGTGACGGGACGTGTTTGGAAAGGTTCGGCATTTGGCGGCGCTAGAGGGCGCACCGATGTCCCCAAAATAGTTGATTGGTATATGGAAGGCAAAATCAACATTGATGACTTGATTACGCACACTATGCCATTAGAACGGATTAATGACGCGTTTGATTTAATGCATAAAGGCGAATCGATCCGCAGTGTGGTAACATTTTAG
- a CDS encoding RNA recognition motif domain-containing protein, translated as MSIYVGNLSYQVEQEDLKQVFLEYGDVKSVQLPTDRETGRVRGFAFVEMGTEAEEAAAIEALDGAEWMGRNLKVNKAKPREDRSSGGGRRGNGGGGYSRRY; from the coding sequence ATGTCGATTTATGTCGGTAATCTATCTTACCAGGTAGAGCAAGAAGACCTCAAGCAAGTATTTCTTGAATATGGAGACGTTAAGAGCGTACAACTACCTACAGACCGCGAGACAGGGCGCGTAAGAGGTTTTGCTTTTGTTGAAATGGGGACAGAAGCCGAAGAAGCTGCGGCAATTGAAGCACTCGATGGTGCTGAGTGGATGGGGCGCAATCTTAAAGTAAATAAAGCTAAACCCAGAGAAGATAGATCTTCTGGTGGTGGAAGGCGAGGCAACGGTGGTGGCGGATACTCGCGCCGCTACTAG
- the rpsU gene encoding 30S ribosomal protein S21, with protein MTQIILGENEGIDSALRRFKRQVSKAGIFPDMRKNRHFETPIEKRKRKELTKHKQRKQGKRRY; from the coding sequence ATGACCCAAATAATTCTAGGTGAAAACGAAGGCATTGACTCAGCCTTGCGTCGTTTTAAACGACAAGTATCTAAAGCAGGGATTTTCCCAGATATGCGGAAAAACCGTCACTTTGAAACACCAATTGAAAAACGCAAGCGCAAAGAACTTACCAAGCACAAGCAACGCAAGCAAGGAAAGCGTCGTTATTGA
- the fghA gene encoding S-formylglutathione hydrolase, protein MAASLKLTSEYRCFDGTVGFYCHQSETCNIEMRFAVYQPPQAKSERVPVLYFLSGLTCTEENFIVKAGAQRYAAEYGLMLVVPDTSPRNTGIAGEDEEWDIGTGAGFYVDATEVPWRSHYQMYSYIVRELPALIAENFSVQPEQGIFGHSMGGHGALVCALRNPDQYQSVSAFAPIVAPMQCPWGEKAFSRYLGTDRDSWRTYDATELVLNANYQRPILIDQGTVDKFLVDQLKLELFASACAKANQPLNLRMQPGYDHSYYFIATFIEDHIRHHAAALLN, encoded by the coding sequence ATGGCTGCATCGCTCAAACTAACAAGTGAATATCGCTGTTTTGATGGTACTGTCGGCTTTTATTGCCATCAGTCGGAAACTTGCAACATTGAAATGCGTTTTGCTGTATACCAACCGCCGCAAGCAAAGTCGGAACGAGTTCCAGTATTGTATTTTCTTTCAGGGTTAACTTGCACCGAAGAAAACTTTATCGTCAAAGCAGGGGCGCAGCGTTACGCAGCTGAATATGGATTAATGTTAGTTGTCCCTGATACTAGCCCCAGGAATACAGGAATTGCAGGCGAAGATGAGGAATGGGACATTGGGACAGGTGCAGGTTTTTATGTTGATGCGACAGAAGTCCCGTGGCGATCTCACTATCAAATGTACAGCTACATCGTGCGCGAATTACCTGCACTAATTGCCGAGAATTTCTCAGTACAACCAGAACAAGGAATTTTCGGTCATTCAATGGGGGGACATGGGGCGCTTGTATGCGCGTTGCGTAACCCCGATCAATACCAGTCTGTTTCTGCGTTTGCGCCAATTGTTGCACCGATGCAGTGTCCTTGGGGTGAAAAAGCTTTTTCGCGTTATTTGGGTACAGATCGCGATAGTTGGCGTACCTATGATGCAACGGAATTAGTACTGAATGCAAATTATCAACGTCCGATACTGATCGATCAAGGTACTGTAGATAAATTTTTAGTCGATCAACTCAAGCTAGAATTATTTGCAAGCGCGTGCGCCAAAGCTAACCAACCGCTAAACTTACGGATGCAACCTGGTTACGACCATAGTTATTACTTTATTGCTACTTTTATAGAAGACCACATTCGTCATCATGCTGCTGCACTGTTGAATTAA
- a CDS encoding glutathione S-transferase family protein — protein sequence MSSTQDENKKAIATKRGKLPSKWIVWLGKFVWTNLWHMMMSKLAPRDRSGAYIRPNSEFRNFVSLAQGSSYPPAIGRYQLYVGMSCPWAHRTLVVRALKGLEDAISVSTVSPSPLEGGWILDKEENGCRTLAQVYQLAQPGYAGRSTVPVLWDKNTKTIVNNESSEIIAMLNSQFNQFAKHPTRDLYPEQLREKIDWWNEKIYHAVNNGVYRCGFAQTQEAYEQACNELFATLNEIDTALDSNRYLCGESVSLADVRLFTTLFRFDVVYHGLFKCNRRRIQDYPNLGPYLRDLYQLPGVAETCDIEAVKQDYYGNLFPLNPGGIIPCGPEVSLLEPHSRKKVGHTKMIGNW from the coding sequence ATGTCCTCTACACAAGACGAAAATAAGAAGGCGATCGCCACCAAGCGCGGTAAATTACCATCGAAGTGGATTGTTTGGTTAGGCAAGTTTGTTTGGACAAATCTTTGGCATATGATGATGTCAAAGCTAGCGCCACGCGATCGCTCAGGTGCTTACATTCGTCCTAACAGCGAGTTTCGCAACTTTGTAAGTTTAGCACAAGGAAGTTCTTATCCACCAGCAATAGGGCGCTATCAACTTTATGTTGGGATGAGTTGTCCGTGGGCGCATCGGACGCTGGTTGTACGGGCGTTGAAAGGATTGGAAGATGCGATCTCAGTCTCTACCGTGTCTCCTTCACCGCTAGAAGGCGGTTGGATACTTGACAAAGAAGAAAACGGCTGTCGCACCCTAGCGCAAGTGTATCAGCTAGCACAACCTGGATATGCTGGACGTTCTACCGTGCCTGTATTGTGGGATAAAAATACGAAGACGATTGTGAATAACGAGAGTTCTGAAATTATTGCGATGTTGAACTCACAATTCAATCAATTTGCAAAGCATCCCACACGCGATCTTTACCCTGAACAACTGCGCGAAAAAATTGATTGGTGGAATGAGAAAATTTATCATGCAGTTAATAACGGCGTGTACCGTTGTGGTTTTGCACAAACGCAGGAAGCTTATGAACAAGCGTGCAATGAGCTATTTGCTACCCTGAATGAAATTGATACCGCATTAGATTCAAATCGATATCTTTGTGGTGAAAGTGTATCCCTCGCGGATGTGCGTCTATTTACAACATTGTTTCGCTTTGATGTCGTTTACCACGGTTTATTTAAGTGCAACCGTCGCCGAATTCAAGATTATCCCAATCTAGGACCTTACTTGCGCGACTTGTATCAGTTACCAGGCGTGGCTGAAACGTGTGATATAGAAGCAGTCAAGCAAGACTACTACGGTAATTTATTTCCCCTCAATCCTGGTGGCATTATTCCTTGTGGTCCTGAAGTGAGTCTTTTAGAACCACATAGTCGCAAAAAAGTTGGTCACACAAAGATGATAGGTAATTGGTAA
- a CDS encoding alanine--glyoxylate aminotransferase family protein, with protein sequence MTQTISINDKQRLQLAPLEMPNRLLLGPGPSNAHPDVLQAMNKKPVGHLDPTFLALMDEIQSLLRYVWQTENPLTIAISGTGTAAMEATIANSVEPGDVVLIGVSGYFGNRLVDMAGRYGADVRTITKPWGQVFSLEELRTAVETYRPAILALVHAETSTGARQPLEGVGELCREFNCLLLVDTVTSLGGVPIFLDAWGVDLAYSCSQKGLGCPPGASPFTMSARAMEKLQQRQNKVANWYLDMTLLSKYWGQERFYHHTAPINLYYALREALRLVAEEGLANCWQRHQKNVEYLWEGLEDLGLKLHVEREFRLPTLTTVCIPEGVDGKAVARQLLNEYNIEIGGGLGELAGKVWRVGLMGINSRKESVDQLLGALRQVLPN encoded by the coding sequence ATGACACAAACGATTTCAATCAACGACAAGCAGCGTCTGCAACTTGCCCCCTTAGAGATGCCGAATCGCCTGCTATTAGGACCAGGACCATCAAACGCGCATCCTGATGTGTTGCAAGCGATGAATAAAAAGCCTGTAGGACATCTCGATCCCACCTTTTTGGCGCTGATGGATGAAATTCAGTCGCTACTACGTTATGTGTGGCAAACAGAAAATCCCTTGACGATCGCGATCAGTGGAACGGGAACTGCGGCGATGGAAGCCACAATTGCAAATTCAGTAGAACCTGGTGATGTCGTTTTAATCGGTGTCAGTGGTTATTTTGGCAATCGTTTGGTCGATATGGCAGGGCGCTATGGTGCAGATGTCCGCACAATAACCAAACCTTGGGGACAAGTTTTCTCCTTAGAAGAATTGCGAACTGCTGTAGAAACGTATCGCCCAGCAATTTTAGCACTCGTTCATGCCGAAACATCTACAGGTGCAAGGCAACCTTTAGAAGGCGTTGGCGAGTTGTGTCGCGAGTTCAACTGTTTATTACTCGTAGATACTGTCACAAGTCTTGGTGGCGTACCAATTTTTTTAGATGCTTGGGGTGTTGACCTCGCGTATAGTTGTAGCCAGAAAGGTTTAGGATGTCCGCCAGGGGCTTCGCCTTTTACAATGAGTGCAAGGGCAATGGAGAAGTTGCAGCAGCGTCAGAATAAGGTAGCAAACTGGTATCTCGATATGACCTTGTTGAGTAAGTATTGGGGTCAAGAACGCTTTTATCACCACACTGCGCCGATTAATTTATACTACGCCTTGCGGGAGGCTTTGCGTTTAGTTGCCGAAGAAGGATTAGCAAACTGTTGGCAACGCCATCAAAAAAATGTTGAGTACCTCTGGGAAGGATTAGAAGATCTAGGACTAAAGCTACACGTCGAACGCGAGTTTCGATTACCCACTCTTACGACTGTGTGTATTCCCGAAGGTGTTGATGGTAAGGCAGTGGCTCGACAGTTATTAAATGAGTACAATATTGAGATTGGCGGTGGTTTGGGTGAATTAGCTGGTAAAGTTTGGCGTGTAGGATTGATGGGCATTAATAGCCGCAAAGAAAGCGTCGACCAACTTTTAGGGGCTTTACGGCAAGTTTTGCCAAATTAA
- a CDS encoding transposase: MTVALPCPYQGKFGKPIPGSLPTIVGSFKSAATKRINIIRNAPKTPVWQHNYYERIIRDKSSVPKVRHYIQMNPIAWDVDQSHPHNCCKE, encoded by the coding sequence ATGACGGTAGCATTGCCATGTCCCTACCAGGGTAAATTCGGCAAACCAATTCCAGGATCATTACCCACCATCGTTGGTTCATTCAAATCTGCCGCCACCAAACGCATCAACATTATCCGTAATGCCCCCAAAACCCCTGTTTGGCAACACAATTATTACGAACGCATTATTCGCGATAAATCATCTGTGCCAAAGGTACGTCATTATATCCAAATGAACCCCATCGCCTGGGATGTCGATCAATCGCATCCACACAATTGCTGTAAAGAGTAA
- a CDS encoding LL-diaminopimelate aminotransferase produces the protein MATINDNYLKLKAGYLFPEIARRVNAFADANPEANIIRLGIGDVTEPLPQACRNAMIKAVEEMGDRATFKGYGPEQGYAWLREKIAKHDFQARGCDIDASEIFISDGSKCDTGNILDIFGDDNAIAVTDPVYPVYVDTNVMAGHTGEINDKGEYAGLVYLPITADNNFTAEIPTQKVDLIYLCFPNNPTGATATKEHLKSWVDYAKAHNSIIFFDAAYEAYITDPELPHSIYEIDGARDCAIEFRSFSKNAGFTGTRCALTVVPRTLTAKAADGSDVELWKLWNRRQSTKFNGVSYIVQRGAEAVYSDAGQAQIKALVSFYLENAKIIREQLTAAGIAVYGGVNAPYVWLQTPNNLSSWDFFDKLLHTCNVVGTPGSGFGAAGEGYFRISAFNSRENVEEAMKRITEKFKV, from the coding sequence ATGGCAACGATTAACGATAACTATCTCAAACTTAAAGCAGGCTACCTATTTCCAGAAATTGCCCGACGGGTGAATGCTTTTGCTGACGCGAATCCAGAAGCTAATATTATTCGATTGGGGATTGGAGATGTTACTGAACCATTACCACAAGCGTGTCGTAATGCAATGATCAAAGCGGTGGAAGAAATGGGCGATCGCGCGACGTTTAAAGGCTACGGTCCGGAACAAGGTTATGCTTGGTTAAGGGAAAAAATTGCTAAGCATGACTTTCAAGCACGCGGATGTGACATCGATGCTTCAGAAATTTTTATCTCGGACGGTTCTAAGTGCGATACAGGCAATATTCTCGATATTTTTGGTGATGATAATGCGATCGCTGTCACCGATCCCGTTTATCCTGTGTACGTAGATACCAATGTTATGGCAGGGCATACGGGTGAAATTAATGATAAAGGCGAATATGCAGGTTTAGTCTATCTGCCAATTACCGCAGACAATAACTTTACTGCTGAAATTCCCACGCAAAAAGTTGATTTAATTTATCTGTGCTTCCCCAATAACCCTACAGGTGCAACCGCGACGAAAGAACACCTCAAATCCTGGGTAGACTACGCCAAGGCGCATAACTCAATTATCTTCTTTGATGCCGCCTACGAAGCTTATATCACCGATCCAGAATTACCGCATTCGATTTATGAAATTGACGGGGCGCGAGATTGTGCGATCGAATTTCGTTCTTTTTCTAAAAATGCAGGTTTTACAGGAACTCGTTGTGCATTAACAGTTGTTCCCAGAACACTCACCGCCAAAGCTGCGGATGGTTCGGATGTAGAATTGTGGAAACTGTGGAACCGCCGTCAATCGACAAAGTTCAATGGGGTTTCTTATATCGTGCAACGCGGTGCGGAAGCGGTATATTCTGATGCAGGACAAGCGCAAATTAAAGCCTTGGTAAGCTTTTATCTCGAAAATGCTAAAATTATCCGCGAACAACTCACCGCCGCTGGAATCGCCGTGTATGGTGGTGTAAATGCGCCTTATGTTTGGTTACAAACACCGAATAATCTTTCAAGTTGGGATTTCTTTGATAAATTGCTGCATACTTGCAATGTAGTCGGAACTCCTGGTTCGGGTTTTGGTGCAGCAGGTGAAGGGTATTTCCGTATTTCTGCATTCAATAGTCGCGAGAATGTCGAAGAAGCTATGAAGCGGATTACTGAGAAGTTTAAAGTCTAA
- a CDS encoding glycosyltransferase translates to MRKLYFLVPGTGDKFACGGLWAELKTLHLVKQVCHAEVVTYRQKEKDTLFLDDLLQKNLDDVIFVISWGFDVPKLARKLAAYNVVYHAHSTGYGFNLPASIPIITVSRNTMGYWGQYAPNSLIYYLPNQISDEFQNLHLERDIDVLVQARKSSYYLLQQLIPALKKQCNVVVVDSYVEDLARLFNCAKVYLYDSAEYWATQGVSEGFGLQPMEAMACGCQVFSSINGGLSDYLDPGFNCYKIAGYAQDYDIKRILKVIGTSAAVTLPESFFAEYRTENILKRLQTILEDINEFFNCKKHLSSNIQDLTTTRIVQLRIQRVLNKLKNKF, encoded by the coding sequence ATGAGAAAGCTTTATTTTTTGGTTCCAGGGACAGGTGATAAATTTGCGTGTGGTGGACTTTGGGCAGAGTTAAAAACCTTGCACTTGGTAAAGCAGGTGTGTCATGCAGAAGTTGTCACATACCGCCAAAAGGAAAAAGATACGCTGTTTCTCGATGATTTATTACAAAAAAACTTAGATGATGTGATTTTTGTGATTAGTTGGGGATTTGATGTTCCAAAACTTGCGCGTAAACTAGCAGCTTATAACGTTGTTTATCATGCTCATAGTACAGGTTACGGATTCAACTTACCTGCAAGTATTCCAATTATTACTGTTAGTCGTAACACGATGGGGTATTGGGGACAATATGCACCGAATTCGTTAATTTACTATTTACCCAATCAAATATCTGATGAATTTCAGAATTTACACCTCGAACGCGATATTGATGTCTTAGTTCAAGCAAGAAAATCTTCGTATTATCTCTTACAACAATTAATTCCCGCTTTAAAAAAACAATGTAATGTTGTTGTTGTTGATTCTTATGTAGAAGATTTAGCAAGACTGTTCAATTGTGCTAAGGTTTATCTTTACGACTCGGCTGAATATTGGGCAACACAAGGTGTTAGCGAAGGATTTGGACTGCAACCAATGGAAGCTATGGCGTGTGGTTGTCAAGTTTTCTCTAGTATCAATGGTGGGCTTTCTGATTACTTAGATCCAGGTTTCAACTGCTATAAGATTGCTGGTTATGCGCAAGATTATGATATTAAAAGGATTTTAAAAGTAATAGGAACATCAGCAGCAGTTACACTACCTGAATCATTTTTTGCAGAATATCGAACTGAAAATATTCTAAAACGCTTGCAAACTATTTTAGAGGATATCAATGAGTTTTTTAATTGTAAAAAACACTTATCTAGTAATATTCAGGACTTAACAACTACACGTATAGTACAACTAAGAATCCAGCGAGTATTAAATAAGCTAAAAAATAAGTTTTGA
- a CDS encoding saccharopine dehydrogenase family protein: MSSFLLYGANGYTGELITRLAVQKALTPILAGRNPQKIAPLATELGLEYRTFTLEDTAAVDEALADVPVVLNCAGPFSQTAKPLVAGCLRTKTHYLDITGEVAVFEAIASQTFPAQAAEVMLLPGVGFDVVPSDCLAAHLKTRLPNATQLTLAFQALGKISRGTATTMVEAQGKGGLVRRNGVLTSVPAAWNTRTIDFGKGVVTAVTIPWGDVSTAFYSTGIPNIEVYAAFPTPVRIGMVATRYLGGLLSLPPVQNLQKRLIQNQLPGPSEIERTQGASILWGEVTDDAGKTATSRLQCPEGYTLTTMTAVEVVSRVLAGQFYPGFQTPSLVYGADFILDFEGVVREDLN, from the coding sequence ATGTCCTCATTCTTGCTGTACGGTGCTAACGGCTACACTGGAGAACTCATCACGCGATTAGCAGTACAAAAAGCGCTAACGCCAATTCTTGCAGGGCGTAATCCTCAAAAAATAGCACCATTAGCGACCGAATTAGGCTTAGAGTATCGTACATTCACCCTAGAAGATACCGCCGCTGTTGACGAAGCGTTAGCTGATGTACCAGTTGTTTTAAACTGTGCAGGTCCTTTTTCGCAAACAGCAAAACCTCTCGTTGCCGGATGTTTACGCACAAAGACGCATTATCTAGATATTACCGGAGAAGTTGCTGTATTTGAAGCGATCGCCTCTCAAACTTTCCCAGCCCAAGCCGCAGAGGTTATGCTACTTCCTGGTGTCGGTTTTGATGTTGTTCCTTCTGATTGTCTCGCTGCGCATCTCAAAACTCGACTTCCCAACGCAACACAACTCACCCTTGCATTTCAAGCACTAGGCAAAATTTCACGCGGAACAGCAACAACAATGGTCGAAGCCCAAGGTAAAGGTGGTTTAGTACGTCGTAATGGAGTTCTCACTTCTGTTCCCGCAGCCTGGAACACGCGAACAATTGATTTTGGTAAAGGCGTAGTTACCGCTGTAACAATTCCCTGGGGAGATGTATCTACTGCTTTTTACAGTACAGGTATTCCTAACATTGAAGTTTACGCCGCCTTTCCCACCCCGGTGCGCATCGGAATGGTTGCAACGCGCTATCTCGGTGGATTACTAAGCCTACCACCCGTGCAAAACCTACAAAAACGTTTGATTCAAAATCAGTTACCAGGACCTAGTGAAATAGAACGCACTCAAGGAGCAAGTATACTGTGGGGAGAAGTTACAGACGACGCTGGTAAAACTGCAACATCACGTCTGCAATGTCCTGAAGGTTACACGTTAACAACAATGACAGCCGTAGAAGTTGTTTCGAGAGTTCTTGCAGGACAATTTTACCCTGGATTTCAAACACCATCGCTAGTTTATGGTGCAGACTTCATTTTAGATTTTGAGGGAGTTGTGCGTGAAGATTTAAATTAA